A portion of the Celeribacter baekdonensis genome contains these proteins:
- a CDS encoding Lrp/AsnC family transcriptional regulator: MKLDARDFDILRALSREGRMSKARLAEAIGLSPTPAWERLKKLEKAGLIEGYHAKINLRKLGATVTVFVAAELADHTQASFQTFEASVQSHEEIVGCWALGGGFDYLLQIVTRDIHAYQRLIDTLLDARIGIARYFTYIVTKQVKGGGAPPLGLFTDHLD; this comes from the coding sequence ATCAAACTCGACGCCCGCGATTTCGACATTCTGCGCGCCCTGTCTCGGGAGGGGCGGATGTCAAAAGCGCGTCTGGCCGAAGCCATTGGCCTATCGCCAACACCCGCATGGGAGCGGTTGAAAAAGTTGGAGAAAGCCGGGCTGATCGAGGGCTATCACGCCAAGATCAACCTGCGCAAATTGGGGGCCACGGTGACGGTGTTCGTCGCCGCCGAACTCGCCGATCACACCCAAGCCTCGTTTCAAACCTTTGAAGCCTCGGTACAATCTCATGAGGAAATTGTGGGCTGTTGGGCTTTGGGTGGCGGGTTTGACTACCTGTTACAGATCGTCACCCGCGACATTCATGCCTATCAACGGTTGATCGACACGCTGTTGGACGCGCGCATCGGCATCGCGCGGTATTTCACCTATATTGTCACCAAACAGGTCAAAGGCGGCGGTGCTCCACCGCTAGGATTGTTCACAGACCATTTGGACTAG
- a CDS encoding cyclodeaminase, whose amino-acid sequence MTRETQAKPPRPDIRIVTEAQLRGVVSLDLETIDVIENGFRALAEGGVVMPPVLSMAIAAHHGEVDVKTAYVPGLDGFALKVSPGFFDNPQLGLPSLNGLMILLSAKTGLVQAVFLDNGYLTDLRTAAAGAVAARHLAPEVETAGVIGTGAQARLQMQAAHLVRPFKRCLVWGRDTEKAAACAADIAAMTGAEVEVMTEVAPLVAQSQLVVTTTPATTPLITAEMLHDGVHITAMGSDQAGKNEIAPEALAAADLYVCDRVSQCEALGELRAARVQGLMAQTPPELGQILTGDAQGRTEPHQITICDLTGTGVQDTAIACDVATRLGDAGTVISTAPDL is encoded by the coding sequence ATGACGCGTGAGACACAGGCGAAGCCCCCCCGCCCTGACATTCGCATCGTCACCGAGGCGCAATTGCGCGGGGTGGTCTCGCTTGATCTCGAGACCATTGATGTGATCGAAAACGGCTTTCGCGCCTTAGCCGAAGGTGGCGTCGTGATGCCGCCGGTGCTGTCGATGGCGATTGCCGCCCATCATGGTGAGGTCGATGTGAAAACCGCCTATGTGCCGGGGCTGGACGGCTTTGCGTTGAAAGTCTCGCCGGGATTTTTTGACAATCCCCAATTGGGCCTGCCTTCGCTGAACGGCTTGATGATCCTGCTTTCGGCCAAAACCGGGCTGGTGCAGGCGGTGTTTTTGGACAATGGCTACCTCACAGATCTTCGCACGGCGGCGGCGGGCGCGGTCGCTGCGCGCCATTTGGCCCCCGAGGTGGAAACGGCGGGGGTGATCGGCACCGGTGCACAAGCCCGGTTGCAAATGCAAGCTGCGCATCTGGTGCGCCCGTTCAAACGCTGTCTCGTTTGGGGCCGCGACACGGAAAAAGCCGCCGCCTGTGCCGCCGATATTGCCGCGATGACCGGGGCCGAGGTGGAGGTGATGACGGAGGTCGCGCCGCTCGTGGCGCAAAGCCAGCTTGTGGTCACCACAACCCCCGCGACGACGCCTTTGATCACCGCCGAGATGCTCCACGATGGGGTGCACATCACCGCCATGGGATCGGATCAGGCGGGCAAAAACGAGATTGCGCCAGAGGCCTTGGCCGCCGCCGATCTTTATGTCTGTGACCGGGTGAGCCAATGCGAGGCGCTGGGTGAATTGCGTGCGGCGCGTGTGCAAGGGCTGATGGCTCAAACCCCGCCGGAATTGGGCCAGATCCTCACGGGAGACGCCCAGGGCCGCACCGAACCGCATCAGATCACGATCTGCGATCTGACCGGAACCGGCGTGCAAGACACCGCCATCGCATGCGATGTCGCGACCCGTTTGGGGGATGCGGGCACCGTGATTTCCACGGCCCCTGACCTATGA
- the eutB gene encoding hydroxyectoine utilization dehydratase EutB, with translation MLALADVFAAQNVIRGVADGTPLVPSDLSQKLGGDLWLKLEICQPMGAFKLRGAVNAMAHLPTDARGVTCCSTGNHGRAVAYAAAQNGLRAVICMSELVPKTKVDGIRRLGAEVHIDGRSQDEAQAHATRLARADGLIDIPPFDDPHVIAGQGTIALEMLRARPDLDTLMIPLSGGGLAAGMAVAARAIKPDIRLIGVSMDRGAAMAASITAGHPVEVKEVASLADSLGGGIGGQNQHTFPLCRRLLDEVVLVTEDDIYTAMQALYYEDRLVAEGACVVGIAALMAGKIVPSPQMGTVITGRNVDMAQFTRVVMGQDVRLGDVIVKGTPYDA, from the coding sequence ATGCTGGCCTTAGCGGATGTTTTTGCCGCCCAAAACGTGATCCGGGGCGTGGCGGATGGTACGCCACTTGTGCCCTCGGACTTGTCGCAAAAGCTCGGGGGCGATCTCTGGCTCAAACTTGAGATCTGCCAGCCGATGGGCGCGTTCAAACTGCGCGGCGCGGTCAATGCGATGGCACATTTGCCCACGGATGCCAGGGGCGTGACCTGTTGCTCCACCGGCAATCATGGCCGCGCGGTGGCCTATGCGGCGGCGCAAAACGGTCTGCGTGCCGTGATCTGTATGTCTGAGCTGGTGCCAAAGACCAAGGTCGACGGCATTCGGAGGCTGGGCGCAGAGGTCCACATCGACGGTCGCTCGCAAGACGAGGCCCAAGCCCATGCCACGCGTTTGGCGCGCGCCGATGGGCTGATCGACATTCCACCCTTTGACGATCCGCATGTGATCGCCGGGCAAGGCACCATTGCGCTGGAAATGCTGCGCGCCCGCCCCGATCTCGACACGCTCATGATCCCGCTCTCCGGCGGCGGTTTGGCGGCGGGCATGGCAGTTGCGGCCCGCGCAATCAAACCCGACATCCGCCTGATCGGCGTCAGCATGGATCGCGGCGCGGCGATGGCGGCTTCGATCACAGCGGGGCACCCGGTTGAGGTCAAAGAGGTCGCCTCTTTGGCCGACAGTCTGGGCGGTGGGATCGGGGGTCAGAACCAGCACACATTCCCGCTTTGCCGCAGGCTTTTGGATGAGGTGGTTTTGGTCACGGAAGACGACATTTATACCGCCATGCAAGCGCTCTATTACGAGGACCGTTTGGTCGCCGAAGGGGCCTGTGTCGTCGGCATCGCCGCCCTTATGGCGGGCAAGATCGTGCCAAGCCCGCAGATGGGTACTGTGATCACCGGGCGCAATGTCGATATGGCGCAATTCACCCGCGTGGTGATGGGCCAAGATGTGCGGCTGGGGGATGTGATTGTAAAAGGAACGCCCTATGACGCGTGA
- the ehuA gene encoding ectoine/hydroxyectoine ABC transporter ATP-binding protein EhuA yields MEDMSQYPLELTGDDIPMVRFMNVTKRYGKLTVLDRLNLDVATGEMVTVIGPSGSGKTTVLRMLMTLETINEGVIYVDGKPLTHMEKNGALVPASPKHLRMMRSQIGMCFQHFNLFPHMTALENCMEGPVQVLGMSKAEARKRSEDLLELVGMIEKKDQHPSRLSGGQQQRVAIARALAMRPKVMLFDEVTSALDPEVIGEVTNVIRDLVDKHNLTMLMVTHQMGFAKDISDRICFFFDGSIEEQGAPEELFGNPQRERTQQFLSAVKEAG; encoded by the coding sequence ATGGAAGATATGTCGCAATACCCGCTGGAACTGACCGGCGATGATATCCCGATGGTGCGTTTCATGAACGTCACCAAACGCTACGGCAAACTGACCGTTTTGGATCGGCTGAACTTGGATGTGGCGACGGGTGAAATGGTGACCGTGATCGGCCCGTCTGGCTCGGGCAAAACCACCGTTTTGCGGATGCTGATGACGCTTGAGACCATCAATGAAGGTGTGATCTATGTCGACGGCAAGCCCTTGACCCATATGGAGAAAAACGGTGCCCTTGTGCCCGCCTCCCCCAAGCATCTGCGGATGATGCGCAGTCAGATTGGCATGTGTTTTCAACACTTCAATCTGTTCCCGCATATGACCGCCTTGGAAAATTGCATGGAGGGGCCGGTTCAGGTTTTGGGCATGTCCAAAGCCGAGGCGCGCAAGCGCTCTGAGGACCTGTTGGAACTTGTCGGCATGATCGAAAAGAAGGATCAGCACCCCTCGCGCCTTTCGGGCGGGCAACAACAACGCGTTGCCATTGCCCGCGCTTTGGCGATGCGGCCCAAGGTGATGCTGTTTGACGAAGTGACCTCCGCGCTTGACCCGGAGGTGATCGGTGAGGTGACCAATGTGATCCGCGATCTGGTGGACAAACACAACCTCACCATGTTGATGGTCACCCACCAAATGGGCTTTGCCAAAGACATCTCCGATCGCATTTGTTTCTTTTTCGACGGCTCAATTGAAGAACAAGGCGCGCCCGAGGAGCTGTTTGGCAATCCGCAAAGGGAACGGACACAGCAATTTCTCAGCGCGGTCAAAGAGGCGGGTTGA
- the ehuD gene encoding ectoine/hydroxyectoine ABC transporter permease subunit EhuD has translation MGFHWKWDFTWEILPRLLEATLNTLIAAGAGYAIAIVLGLVLALAQRTPYRALTFVVREFVEFIRSTPLILQIFFVFYVGPQFGVRMSPWTSGMIAIGLHYSAYLSEVYRGGLNSVGKGQWEACTALNMSTRQAYTRIIIPQAVPPALAGMGNYLVGIFKDTPMLSVIGVAELMHTANAIGSESYRFLEPYTLVGVIFLAISLPAAGFIRVFETYVRRKLGLK, from the coding sequence ATGGGATTTCATTGGAAATGGGATTTCACTTGGGAAATCCTGCCGCGTCTGCTTGAGGCGACGCTCAACACTTTGATCGCAGCCGGGGCGGGCTATGCCATTGCCATCGTGTTGGGGTTGGTTTTGGCACTGGCGCAGCGCACGCCCTACCGGGCACTGACCTTTGTGGTGCGCGAATTTGTGGAGTTCATCCGCTCGACACCGCTGATCCTTCAGATCTTTTTCGTGTTCTACGTCGGCCCGCAATTTGGGGTGCGCATGAGTCCCTGGACCTCCGGGATGATCGCCATCGGGTTGCATTATTCGGCCTATCTTTCCGAGGTTTATCGCGGTGGTTTAAACAGTGTCGGCAAGGGCCAATGGGAGGCCTGCACCGCGCTCAACATGAGCACGCGCCAAGCCTACACCCGGATCATCATTCCGCAGGCTGTGCCGCCTGCTTTGGCGGGCATGGGCAACTATCTTGTGGGGATTTTCAAGGACACGCCGATGCTTTCGGTGATCGGTGTTGCGGAGCTGATGCACACCGCCAATGCGATCGGCTCCGAAAGCTATCGCTTCCTCGAACCCTACACCCTCGTCGGCGTGATTTTCCTCGCCATTTCCCTTCCTGCCGCCGGTTTCATCCGTGTGTTTGAAACCTATGTGCGCCGCAAACTTGGACTGAAATAA
- the ehuC gene encoding ectoine/hydroxyectoine ABC transporter permease subunit EhuC, with product MPLSLWEFFATYWPDFLKGTGVTAAQFVLATLLAIGIALVAGLMKLSRNAVIRGVSVTYIEIFRGTSLLVQLYWIFFVLPLFGVTLDKFTAGFVAVGMNLGAYGAELVRGGIQSVPKGQWEAAYALSMSPAKRMWRIILPQALVNMLPPWGNLLIELLKNTALVSLISVTDLMFVAKQINGSTFLSAQAFGLALIVYYVFARFIVTPAMRWLEGFMRRKLGRA from the coding sequence ATGCCCTTGAGCCTCTGGGAATTTTTCGCGACGTATTGGCCCGACTTCCTAAAAGGAACCGGTGTCACCGCCGCTCAATTTGTCCTTGCCACCCTGCTCGCGATTGGAATCGCATTGGTGGCCGGATTGATGAAACTGTCCCGCAATGCCGTGATCCGCGGCGTGTCGGTGACCTATATCGAAATTTTTCGCGGCACCTCGCTTTTGGTGCAACTGTACTGGATTTTCTTCGTGCTGCCGTTGTTCGGCGTGACACTGGATAAGTTCACCGCGGGCTTTGTCGCCGTTGGGATGAACTTGGGCGCTTACGGCGCCGAGCTTGTGCGCGGCGGCATTCAATCGGTGCCAAAAGGGCAATGGGAGGCCGCCTATGCGCTCTCAATGAGCCCGGCCAAGCGGATGTGGCGGATCATCTTGCCGCAGGCTCTGGTCAATATGTTGCCGCCTTGGGGCAATCTTTTGATCGAGCTTCTGAAAAACACAGCGCTTGTGTCGCTGATCTCCGTCACCGACCTGATGTTCGTGGCTAAACAGATCAACGGGTCGACCTTCCTGTCGGCTCAGGCCTTTGGTCTTGCGCTGATCGTCTATTATGTCTTCGCGCGGTTCATCGTCACGCCCGCGATGCGTTGGCTCGAAGGCTTTATGCGCCGTAAGTTGGGGAGGGCCTAA
- a CDS encoding transporter substrate-binding domain-containing protein, whose amino-acid sequence MKRILKTAAAAGLTLGVSATALMAGTLSDRIADGDPIRIGFANEVPWAYPGEDGAAEGFVNAYVIGVLETMGYDNIEPVVTEWGGLIPGLNAGRFDIVTGGMYILGSRCENMTFSEPMAKVGDAFIVPAGNPKDLNNYEQLAEKDAIFVTGAGYNQIEAAERGGVDDDKVMTVPGPTEILAAVRAGRADAGGVTYFTALNLAEQSGGDVEVSDVSQLPDWTQNWVGIGFRDEDADFVEKFNAAQAEYLGSDAMMEAVSAYGYSKGNLPGEMKTADVCTMK is encoded by the coding sequence ATGAAACGTATCCTTAAAACCGCTGCTGCTGCGGGCCTCACGCTGGGCGTCAGCGCGACGGCCCTCATGGCCGGGACGTTGAGTGACCGGATCGCAGACGGTGATCCGATCCGCATCGGCTTTGCCAACGAAGTGCCTTGGGCCTATCCGGGCGAAGACGGCGCTGCCGAGGGGTTTGTGAATGCCTATGTCATCGGCGTGCTTGAAACGATGGGCTATGACAACATTGAACCGGTCGTCACCGAATGGGGTGGCCTCATCCCCGGCCTCAACGCCGGTCGTTTCGACATCGTGACGGGCGGGATGTATATTCTTGGCTCGCGCTGCGAAAACATGACGTTCTCCGAACCAATGGCCAAAGTGGGCGATGCTTTTATCGTGCCCGCAGGCAACCCCAAAGACCTCAACAACTACGAACAGCTTGCCGAAAAAGACGCGATTTTCGTGACTGGCGCGGGCTATAACCAAATCGAAGCGGCAGAACGCGGTGGCGTCGATGACGACAAGGTCATGACCGTCCCCGGCCCGACCGAAATTCTCGCCGCTGTGCGCGCAGGACGTGCCGATGCCGGTGGGGTGACCTATTTCACTGCGCTCAATCTGGCCGAACAATCGGGTGGCGATGTCGAAGTGTCTGACGTGAGCCAACTCCCCGATTGGACCCAAAACTGGGTCGGCATCGGTTTTCGGGATGAGGACGCGGATTTCGTTGAAAAATTCAACGCAGCCCAAGCCGAATACCTTGGCTCTGATGCGATGATGGAAGCGGTGTCGGCCTATGGCTATTCCAAAGGCAACCTGCCCGGCGAGATGAAAACCGCCGATGTTTGCACCATGAAGTGA
- a CDS encoding M24 family metallopeptidase, whose translation MPIENAPFSRAEYDRRIQLTREAMSAAGIDVLFVTNPSNQNWLTGYDGWSFYVHQGVILSLEGDPIWWGRMQDANGAKRTVWMEDENILHYADRYIQATDIHPMEDLASHLRIMGYGDKRIGIEMETYYFTARAFAVLAQGLPEAELIDASTLVNWNRLIKSSEELNFMRRAARISELVIERAIELAEPGMRKHDLVGEMFKTSVQGEDDSWGDYPAIVPLLPSGADASAPHLTWNGEALKRGEATFIEQSGCYRRYHAPLCRTIFFGKPPRFMSDAAQALTEGLNAGIEVARPGNRACDIARALDAELIKVGIERPNRCGYAVGLSYPPDWGEHTVSLRASDETVLEPGMTFHFMPGLWMDGWGMETTETILIREDGPAEPLCNVPRKLFVKD comes from the coding sequence ATGCCTATTGAGAACGCTCCCTTCTCCCGCGCCGAATATGATCGGCGCATCCAACTGACCCGCGAAGCGATGAGCGCCGCCGGAATAGACGTCCTGTTTGTGACCAATCCGTCAAACCAGAACTGGCTCACCGGGTATGACGGCTGGTCCTTTTATGTGCATCAAGGCGTGATTTTGAGCCTTGAGGGCGATCCGATTTGGTGGGGCCGAATGCAAGACGCCAATGGCGCCAAGCGTACCGTTTGGATGGAAGACGAGAACATCCTTCACTACGCGGATCGCTATATTCAGGCCACCGACATTCACCCGATGGAAGACCTCGCCTCGCATCTGCGGATCATGGGATATGGCGACAAACGCATTGGGATCGAGATGGAGACCTACTACTTCACCGCCCGCGCCTTTGCCGTTTTGGCGCAGGGATTGCCCGAGGCCGAATTGATCGACGCCTCAACATTGGTGAATTGGAACCGGCTGATCAAATCCAGTGAGGAATTGAATTTCATGCGCCGCGCCGCACGCATTTCCGAGCTGGTGATTGAGCGCGCGATTGAATTGGCCGAACCAGGCATGCGCAAACACGACCTTGTCGGTGAGATGTTCAAAACCTCGGTTCAGGGCGAGGATGACAGTTGGGGCGACTACCCGGCGATCGTGCCGCTTTTGCCCTCGGGCGCGGATGCTTCTGCGCCGCATTTGACATGGAACGGCGAGGCGTTAAAGCGGGGTGAGGCAACGTTTATCGAACAATCCGGCTGTTACCGCCGCTACCACGCACCGCTCTGCCGGACGATCTTTTTTGGCAAACCACCGCGTTTTATGAGCGACGCGGCTCAGGCCCTGACCGAAGGGTTGAACGCCGGGATCGAGGTGGCGCGCCCCGGCAACCGGGCCTGTGACATTGCCCGCGCATTGGATGCGGAACTGATCAAAGTCGGGATCGAACGCCCGAACCGTTGTGGCTATGCCGTTGGCCTGTCCTACCCGCCGGATTGGGGCGAACATACAGTGTCCCTGCGCGCCTCAGATGAGACGGTTTTGGAGCCGGGCATGACCTTTCATTTTATGCCGGGTCTGTGGATGGATGGCTGGGGCATGGAGACGACGGAGACGATCCTGATCCGCGAAGACGGGCCAGCCGAGCCGTTGTGCAACGTGCCGCGCAAGCTGTTTGTGAAGGACTGA
- the argE gene encoding acetylornithine deacetylase: MSDLDRCQSILADLIAFPSVSSMTNLPVIHYVADRLERAGARVEVLTDTSGTKANLFATLGPERAGGLVLSGHTDVVPVADQPWTTDPFEMVERDGKLYGRGTCDMKGFIATCLTKIDALKTAAHTRPIHFAFTHDEEVGCLGARDLVEGLKARDIRPAMALIGEPTQMRVIEGHKGCCEYTVTFTGAEGHGSAPEKGVNAVEYAARYINRLLVLRQALIERCPPGSRFDPPYTTINIGGLNGGHAHNVIAGKATLEWEMRPIGSEDFDLVQRDLAQYVGDVLLPDMRAVAPQAEITTEVIGEVAGLTPMDENAARDLVFRLTGANTADVVPFGTEAGLFQEIGMSAVICGPGSIDQAHKPDEYVERDQLCQAMEMLDRLGETYGKHDRN; this comes from the coding sequence ATGTCCGATCTCGACCGCTGCCAAAGCATTTTGGCCGATCTCATCGCCTTTCCCTCGGTGTCCTCGATGACCAACTTGCCCGTGATCCACTATGTCGCGGACAGGTTGGAGCGTGCGGGCGCACGGGTTGAGGTGCTCACTGACACCAGCGGCACCAAGGCCAATCTGTTTGCCACACTCGGGCCGGAACGCGCGGGCGGGCTGGTCCTGTCCGGGCACACCGATGTGGTGCCGGTGGCGGATCAACCGTGGACGACAGACCCATTTGAAATGGTGGAACGCGACGGCAAGCTTTATGGTCGTGGCACCTGCGACATGAAGGGGTTTATTGCCACCTGCCTGACCAAAATAGACGCGCTCAAAACGGCGGCGCACACCCGCCCAATCCATTTCGCTTTTACCCATGACGAAGAGGTCGGATGTTTGGGCGCGCGCGATCTTGTCGAGGGGCTCAAGGCCCGCGACATCCGCCCCGCGATGGCGCTGATTGGTGAGCCGACGCAGATGCGGGTGATTGAAGGGCACAAAGGCTGTTGCGAATATACCGTGACCTTTACAGGGGCGGAGGGGCATGGATCGGCCCCGGAGAAAGGTGTCAACGCGGTCGAATATGCGGCACGTTACATCAACCGTTTGCTGGTGTTGCGACAGGCTTTGATCGAGCGCTGTCCACCGGGATCGCGGTTTGATCCACCTTACACGACGATCAACATCGGCGGCCTTAACGGCGGGCATGCCCATAATGTCATCGCAGGCAAAGCCACGTTAGAATGGGAAATGCGGCCAATCGGATCAGAGGATTTCGATCTGGTTCAGCGCGATCTGGCGCAGTATGTCGGCGACGTGTTGTTGCCGGACATGCGCGCTGTGGCGCCACAGGCCGAGATCACCACCGAGGTGATTGGCGAGGTTGCGGGCCTCACGCCCATGGACGAAAACGCTGCGCGCGATCTTGTGTTTCGCCTCACCGGCGCCAACACCGCCGATGTTGTGCCGTTCGGAACCGAAGCCGGGCTTTTTCAAGAGATCGGCATGAGCGCGGTGATTTGTGGCCCCGGCTCCATTGACCAAGCCCATAAGCCCGACGAATATGTTGAACGCGATCAGCTTTGCCAAGCGATGGAGATGCTGGATCGACTTGGGGAGACCTATGGCAAACACGACAGAAACTGA
- a CDS encoding GntR family transcriptional regulator has translation MANTTETEPMDMMPEPLRARERAERIHADIRSRICMLDYPPGMKLSETALAAELGISRTPIRRVLARLEDEGLVTSVHGVGTMVTNVDYSEMSQVYRLRKELVLLQTSLDPVQPDAAFLQRFRALHARAEGLKSAPSARDFSLLDQDTFLTLLDLTSNAPLRTMAERLYFRTARIWLQQVTSSHIDLMQEIGIYARELQDILGALELGDLDAVGHIRRGHISMSFARMRV, from the coding sequence ATGGCAAACACGACAGAAACTGAACCGATGGACATGATGCCCGAGCCGTTGCGTGCCCGCGAACGTGCAGAGCGCATCCATGCGGACATCCGCAGCCGCATTTGCATGCTGGACTATCCGCCGGGCATGAAGCTTTCGGAAACGGCGCTGGCCGCCGAATTGGGCATTTCGCGCACCCCCATTCGTCGCGTTTTGGCGCGTCTTGAGGATGAGGGGCTTGTGACCTCCGTTCATGGCGTCGGCACCATGGTCACCAACGTCGATTACAGCGAAATGTCGCAAGTCTACCGGCTGCGCAAAGAATTGGTGTTGCTGCAAACCTCACTTGATCCGGTCCAACCTGACGCTGCGTTTTTGCAACGGTTCCGGGCCCTGCATGCCCGCGCCGAGGGGCTCAAATCCGCCCCTTCTGCGCGCGACTTTTCGCTGCTGGACCAAGACACGTTTTTGACCTTGTTGGATCTCACATCCAACGCCCCGCTGCGGACGATGGCGGAACGGCTGTATTTCCGCACCGCCCGCATTTGGCTACAACAGGTGACCAGTTCGCATATTGATTTGATGCAGGAAATTGGCATTTACGCCCGAGAACTCCAAGACATTCTGGGCGCACTTGAGCTTGGCGATCTGGATGCGGTCGGCCATATCCGCCGCGGCCATATCTCGATGAGCTTTGCCCGGATGCGGGTGTAA
- a CDS encoding PLP-dependent aminotransferase family protein, which yields MIGFGLLSRGDAVAVDELTYPGFKSVAALQGLDLVPVAGKRAVMCPDELDQRCRTRKLRAVYLMPTVHNPLGAVMDETTRRQLSDVARRHDLMIIEDAAYAFLDRDAPPSFLTLAPERTVHVGGFSKSLATGLRLGYVIASDRHRDGLIEAIRATTWNAPALISSLVTGWIEDGTLGRSEAVRRRDGCERQKMCRDAFGDLPILSHPNAGFAWVPLAQGARAAPIVTGLKQQGLSVSGADSFATTIATPQALRLAFGGVPKAELGPILSTVADAIRAASKGHAF from the coding sequence ATGATCGGGTTTGGGCTGCTCAGCCGTGGTGACGCGGTCGCCGTGGATGAGCTGACATATCCGGGTTTCAAATCCGTGGCGGCGTTGCAGGGGCTTGATCTTGTGCCCGTCGCGGGCAAGCGGGCTGTGATGTGCCCTGACGAGCTAGACCAGCGCTGTCGGACGCGAAAGCTCCGCGCGGTTTATCTCATGCCGACCGTGCACAACCCGCTTGGCGCGGTGATGGACGAGACAACGCGGCGGCAGTTGAGTGATGTGGCCCGGCGACATGATCTTATGATCATTGAAGATGCGGCCTACGCCTTTTTGGACAGGGATGCCCCGCCGAGTTTCCTCACGCTGGCCCCCGAGCGGACGGTCCATGTCGGGGGCTTTTCCAAGAGTCTCGCGACCGGGCTGCGCTTGGGCTATGTGATTGCCTCAGATCGGCACCGCGACGGGTTGATCGAAGCGATCAGAGCCACGACATGGAATGCTCCGGCGTTGATTTCGAGCCTTGTGACGGGCTGGATTGAGGACGGTACATTAGGCCGATCCGAGGCCGTGCGACGGCGCGATGGCTGTGAGCGCCAAAAGATGTGCCGCGACGCGTTTGGTGATCTGCCGATCCTCTCACATCCCAATGCGGGATTCGCATGGGTGCCGCTGGCGCAGGGTGCCCGGGCTGCGCCCATTGTCACGGGCTTGAAGCAACAAGGCCTCTCCGTGTCCGGCGCTGACTCTTTTGCGACAACGATTGCGACACCTCAGGCGCTGCGATTGGCCTTCGGCGGTGTGCCCAAGGCGGAGCTCGGCCCCATTCTGAGCACCGTTGCCGACGCGATCCGTGCCGCATCGAAGGGACACGCCTTTTGA
- a CDS encoding GntR family transcriptional regulator — translation MTKARYIRLADVIGASIQEGRLAPGTKLPTHRAFAEKFGIALATATRTYRELERRGLVVGEAGRGTFVRDLGVPVTLGLRQSAPDGLVDLVFNMPGDAGDPDILRAGLRRLAVAGDLEAMLRYQPHGGRRHERKIIATYLSQTHGVIDPERLLVTSGGSMDWR, via the coding sequence ATGACCAAAGCCCGATATATACGCCTTGCTGATGTGATTGGCGCGTCGATCCAAGAGGGACGATTGGCACCCGGCACCAAACTGCCGACGCATCGCGCTTTTGCAGAAAAATTTGGTATCGCCTTGGCGACCGCAACGCGCACATACCGTGAACTGGAACGCAGAGGCCTGGTCGTGGGCGAGGCGGGGCGTGGGACCTTTGTGCGTGACCTTGGCGTGCCTGTGACGCTTGGCCTGCGCCAGAGCGCACCGGATGGGTTGGTTGATCTGGTGTTCAATATGCCGGGAGATGCCGGCGATCCCGACATTTTGCGTGCAGGGTTGCGGCGGTTGGCGGTGGCGGGCGATCTCGAAGCGATGCTGCGCTACCAGCCCCATGGCGGACGCCGCCATGAACGTAAAATCATCGCCACATACCTCTCTCAAACCCATGGGGTGATTGATCCAGAACGTCTTTTGGTGACATCGGGGGGCAGCATGGATTGGCGATGA